A genomic segment from Aridibaculum aurantiacum encodes:
- a CDS encoding SusC/RagA family TonB-linked outer membrane protein, whose translation MTFKRLLFAMVLPLLLFTGQVIAQDKVVTGRVTDAGGAPVANASVVMKGGTTGTSTAADGSFSLKVPARATSIVISSVNFTTQEVAIVDGPINVVLAGATAALNEVVVVGYGTQRRRDVTGAVATVTEKDFQKGNIVSAEQLIAGKVAGVQISPSSGAPGAGSQIRIRGGASLNASNDPLIVIDGVPVDNGGVAGSANPLNMINPNDIETFTVLKDPSAAAIYGSRASNGVILITTKKGKRGRVVYNVNAQAFAQTPARKVDVLSADQLRSIVNSKGAPGDAAKLGTANTDWQDEIFRTSFGQDLNISASGAIADGKLPFRISGGMLNQDGILRTSNFNRQTLAINLSPRFLKDQLRVDINLKGARTGNRFADEGAIGSAIAFDPTQPVRTNSNRFGGYFEYLETIGIGQVPRDLAPRNPVSLLEMRENRSEVFRSIGNVQFDYSLPFVRGLRANLNLGYDVQSGEGTDVASDSAGAFYRRYEIGRNRAGTADSVLHYGGMRNRYKSQQRNLLLDFYLNYTRDLTSINSRLELMAGHGYQDFRFTNFNYPDFRFNGSIRPESTPQFPMNQPQFTLISYYGRLNYTLANKYVVTLSARTDGTSKFSQDNRWGFFPAAAFAWRINEESFLKNSNTVSDLKLRVGYGVTGQQGGIDFYGYIPRYTLSNNTAQYQLGNTFYPMLRPQAYDPNLKWETTENVNVALDFGFFKNRINGSVDVFSRKTRDLLSVVPIALGTNFSNELLTNVGSIESRGVEVTINTVPIQRKDFTWDANFNFTYIDPKISQLLLNPDPSFRGNRFGGIQGGTGNTVLIHSIGYLPSSFYVLKQVYDASGRPIEGLYEDLNRDGVINDDDRYQYKSVQPRYLLGFSSSLTYKKWAAGFVARGSFDNYVYNNVHSNLGTQRAIFNPLGWMNNGSTSFLTTNFVGADPNLYVSDYFVQNASFLRMDNINVSYDAGEVFRGSRLRVSANVQNAFVITRYSGIDPEINGGIDNQFYPRPRTFTLGFNLNF comes from the coding sequence ATGACCTTTAAACGACTGCTCTTTGCTATGGTCTTGCCCTTGCTCCTTTTTACAGGACAAGTAATTGCGCAAGACAAAGTAGTTACAGGACGCGTAACCGATGCCGGTGGAGCTCCTGTTGCTAATGCCTCCGTTGTAATGAAAGGAGGTACAACTGGTACCTCAACTGCCGCTGATGGCAGCTTCTCTTTAAAAGTTCCTGCCCGGGCAACATCCATTGTGATCAGCTCGGTAAATTTTACCACACAAGAAGTGGCCATTGTTGATGGTCCTATTAACGTGGTGCTGGCAGGTGCTACCGCTGCACTCAACGAGGTGGTAGTAGTGGGTTATGGTACCCAGCGCCGCCGCGATGTTACAGGTGCTGTTGCCACCGTTACTGAAAAAGATTTCCAGAAAGGAAACATCGTTTCAGCGGAGCAACTGATAGCCGGTAAAGTAGCGGGTGTTCAGATTTCACCTTCCAGTGGTGCTCCTGGTGCTGGTAGCCAAATAAGAATTCGTGGTGGTGCTTCGCTAAATGCGAGCAACGATCCGCTGATTGTAATTGATGGTGTACCTGTAGACAATGGTGGTGTAGCTGGTTCTGCGAACCCGCTCAACATGATCAATCCAAACGACATCGAAACTTTTACTGTACTAAAAGATCCTTCTGCTGCCGCTATCTATGGTTCAAGGGCATCTAATGGTGTTATCCTTATTACTACCAAAAAAGGTAAAAGAGGTAGAGTTGTTTACAATGTAAATGCTCAGGCATTTGCTCAAACTCCTGCCCGCAAGGTGGATGTGCTTTCAGCAGACCAGCTGCGTAGCATAGTAAACAGCAAGGGTGCACCTGGTGATGCAGCTAAACTTGGAACAGCTAATACTGACTGGCAGGATGAGATTTTCAGAACATCTTTTGGCCAGGATTTGAACATATCTGCATCTGGTGCAATAGCAGATGGTAAACTGCCTTTCCGTATTTCTGGTGGCATGCTAAACCAGGATGGTATTTTGCGCACCAGCAACTTCAACAGGCAAACATTGGCCATCAACCTGAGCCCACGTTTCCTGAAGGACCAACTGCGTGTAGATATTAATTTAAAAGGTGCAAGAACAGGTAATCGTTTTGCTGACGAAGGAGCTATCGGCTCTGCAATAGCATTCGATCCTACACAACCAGTACGTACCAACAGCAACCGCTTTGGTGGCTATTTCGAATATTTAGAAACAATTGGTATTGGACAGGTTCCAAGAGATCTTGCTCCACGTAACCCGGTTTCTTTACTTGAAATGCGTGAAAACAGGAGCGAAGTATTCCGCAGCATCGGTAATGTTCAGTTCGACTATTCACTTCCTTTTGTAAGAGGCTTGCGTGCTAACCTGAACCTAGGATATGATGTACAAAGTGGCGAGGGTACTGATGTTGCCAGCGACAGTGCGGGTGCATTTTATCGTCGTTACGAAATTGGCAGGAACCGTGCAGGTACTGCAGACAGCGTTCTTCATTATGGTGGTATGCGCAACCGTTATAAGAGCCAGCAGCGCAACCTGCTTCTCGATTTTTACCTGAACTATACCCGCGACCTTACCAGCATCAATAGCCGTTTGGAACTGATGGCTGGTCATGGTTACCAGGATTTCAGGTTTACTAATTTTAATTATCCTGACTTCAGATTCAATGGAAGTATAAGACCAGAGTCTACGCCGCAGTTCCCAATGAACCAACCGCAGTTTACACTGATCTCTTACTACGGCCGTTTGAATTATACCCTTGCCAATAAGTATGTAGTTACATTGAGTGCACGTACAGATGGTACATCTAAGTTCAGCCAGGACAATCGCTGGGGCTTCTTCCCTGCTGCTGCCTTTGCATGGCGCATCAACGAAGAAAGCTTCCTGAAAAATTCCAATACAGTATCTGACCTGAAATTGAGAGTTGGTTATGGTGTTACAGGCCAGCAAGGTGGAATTGATTTCTATGGCTACATTCCTCGTTATACGCTTAGCAATAACACAGCTCAATACCAGCTTGGCAACACTTTCTACCCAATGTTGCGCCCACAGGCTTACGATCCAAACCTGAAGTGGGAAACAACAGAGAATGTAAACGTAGCTCTTGACTTTGGTTTCTTTAAAAACCGTATCAATGGTTCGGTAGATGTATTCTCTCGTAAAACAAGAGACCTGCTGAGCGTAGTGCCAATTGCTTTGGGAACCAACTTCAGTAATGAGTTGTTGACAAACGTTGGTAGCATAGAAAGCCGTGGTGTGGAAGTAACCATCAATACTGTGCCTATTCAGCGTAAGGATTTCACATGGGATGCAAACTTCAACTTTACATACATCGATCCTAAGATCAGCCAGCTACTGTTGAACCCTGATCCTTCTTTCCGCGGAAATCGTTTTGGCGGCATCCAGGGTGGTACAGGTAACACTGTTTTAATCCACAGTATCGGGTACCTGCCTTCAAGTTTCTATGTACTGAAGCAAGTATATGATGCATCAGGACGCCCGATAGAAGGTTTGTATGAAGACCTGAACCGTGATGGTGTTATCAACGATGACGACCGTTACCAGTACAAGTCAGTTCAGCCTCGTTACCTGCTTGGCTTTAGCTCAAGCCTTACTTATAAGAAGTGGGCTGCAGGTTTTGTTGCACGTGGTAGCTTCGACAACTATGTGTACAACAACGTTCACTCTAACTTAGGAACACAACGTGCCATCTTCAACCCCCTTGGTTGGATGAACAATGGTTCTACCAGCTTCCTTACTACCAACTTTGTTGGTGCAGATCCAAACTTGTATGTATCTGATTATTTTGTTCAGAACGCTTCATTCCTGCGTATGGATAACATCAATGTTTCTTACGATGCAGGTGAGGTTTTCAGAGGTTCAAGACTAAGAGTTTCAGCCAATGTGCAAAATGCATTTGTGATCACCAGGTATTCTGGTATCGATCCTGAGATCAATGGCGGTATAGACAACCAGTTCTATCCTCGTCCACGCACATTCACTTTAGGCTTCAACCTGAACTTTTAA
- a CDS encoding alpha-amylase family glycosyl hydrolase, which produces MKLFSTLFFLFYAVICQGQLLSTNPVFVRESSSTIEISMDANFGNQGLKDHTPTSDVYVHIGLITNLSTSPTDWKYSKFTWGQATPAAQATYVSPNKWRFTITGGLRSFFGVTNQNEVIQKIVILFRSGTGAKAQRNRDGTDMYIPVYDNNLQVRVTQPFRQPTFNPIAEPLNLVIGNSLTISGASSDAAQLKLLFNGTEVANAANATTVSANVTITTTGTQTVIAEATVGTTVKRDTVTFFVTPTTVVEPLPAGVRNGINYESGDTSVTLVLFAPGKNSVAVIGEFNNWAPTVQHQMKKTPDGNRFWVRITGLTPAREYAYQFLIDGTLKVADMYAEKVLDPWNDQYIPAASYPNLKPYPAGQSGVVSVLQTAKPTFNWQVQNFARPDKRNLIIYELLVRDFVATQNWNTLRDTLGYLKRLGINTINIMPFNEFEGNISWGYNPSYFFAPDKIYGTETALRQFIDECHKEGIAVVMDIALNHAFGMSPTVQMYWNAALNRPSADNPWHNEEARHPFNVGFDFNHESQATRTLVDRVVEHWLTNYKIDGFRWDLSKGFTQVNSGSNVAQWGNYDASRIAIWKRIYDKMMATSANSYCILEHFADNSEETELANYGMLLWGNLNHNFSEAAMGHLAQSNFQWGIHTARNWTRPHLITYQESHDEERLMYRNLNFGNTNNPAHNVRDLNVALKRNELTTSFWSMIPAPKMMWQFGELGYDFSINYCQNGTVNDNCRTDPKPIRWDYLGNPNRKALHDHYARMLRLRNIPNFLPTWVTNNVSYNLAGAFKWLQVNSDSLRVTVIGNFDVVPATGNITFQSPGIWYNYTGGGTRNATGGTESITLQPGEYAVYLNRDVNNLVTTPVRNVAATALNMRMSIYPNPVNKFAVIDYDLPESGNVTVSVLNMTGQQLATLYTGFKARGTQKLPINSNGFNPSRLATGMYLLKIEVNGKMKVQQFQVIN; this is translated from the coding sequence ATGAAACTATTTTCTACACTGTTTTTCCTGTTCTATGCAGTGATCTGCCAGGGACAGCTCCTCTCTACCAATCCTGTTTTTGTAAGAGAATCTTCTTCTACAATTGAGATCTCCATGGACGCCAACTTTGGCAACCAGGGATTAAAAGATCATACACCTACTTCTGATGTTTATGTACATATTGGTCTGATCACCAACCTGAGCACCAGCCCTACCGACTGGAAGTACTCTAAGTTCACATGGGGACAGGCAACACCGGCAGCGCAGGCTACTTATGTGTCGCCTAACAAGTGGAGGTTTACCATTACAGGTGGACTACGCAGCTTTTTTGGCGTTACCAACCAGAACGAGGTGATCCAAAAGATCGTGATCCTGTTTAGAAGCGGAACTGGAGCCAAGGCGCAAAGAAATCGTGATGGAACGGATATGTACATCCCGGTTTATGATAACAACCTGCAGGTGAGAGTGACGCAGCCTTTCCGTCAGCCTACGTTCAATCCTATTGCAGAGCCTTTGAACCTTGTCATTGGAAATTCACTTACAATTTCTGGCGCTTCGAGCGATGCTGCACAACTGAAATTACTATTTAATGGAACCGAGGTGGCAAATGCAGCAAATGCTACCACTGTCTCAGCAAATGTTACCATCACCACTACCGGTACCCAAACCGTGATAGCAGAAGCGACAGTGGGTACTACAGTAAAAAGAGATACCGTTACCTTTTTTGTAACACCGACCACTGTAGTGGAACCACTACCTGCTGGTGTACGCAATGGTATCAACTACGAGAGTGGCGATACTTCTGTTACGTTGGTGCTTTTTGCCCCGGGTAAAAATTCGGTTGCTGTTATTGGCGAGTTCAATAACTGGGCGCCAACTGTACAGCACCAGATGAAGAAAACGCCTGATGGAAATCGTTTCTGGGTAAGGATTACTGGTCTTACACCTGCAAGAGAATATGCTTACCAGTTTTTGATTGATGGCACATTGAAGGTGGCAGATATGTATGCTGAAAAAGTATTGGATCCATGGAATGACCAATACATCCCGGCTGCCAGCTATCCAAATTTGAAACCTTACCCTGCTGGTCAGTCGGGTGTGGTGAGTGTGCTGCAGACAGCAAAGCCTACATTCAACTGGCAGGTACAAAATTTTGCCAGGCCTGATAAAAGAAACCTGATTATTTACGAACTGCTGGTGCGTGATTTTGTGGCCACACAAAACTGGAATACCTTACGCGATACGCTTGGCTATTTGAAGCGTTTGGGCATCAACACCATCAACATTATGCCGTTCAACGAGTTTGAAGGCAACATCAGCTGGGGATACAATCCTTCTTACTTTTTTGCCCCTGATAAAATTTATGGTACAGAAACAGCATTGCGCCAGTTTATTGATGAGTGCCATAAAGAAGGCATAGCAGTGGTGATGGATATAGCATTGAACCATGCTTTTGGTATGTCACCAACTGTGCAGATGTATTGGAATGCAGCACTCAATCGTCCGTCTGCCGATAACCCATGGCACAATGAAGAAGCGCGTCACCCTTTCAATGTTGGTTTTGATTTCAACCATGAAAGCCAGGCAACAAGGACATTGGTAGACCGCGTGGTGGAGCATTGGCTAACCAACTATAAGATCGATGGTTTCAGATGGGATCTTTCTAAAGGGTTTACACAGGTAAACTCTGGTAGTAATGTAGCGCAGTGGGGCAACTACGATGCCAGCCGTATTGCCATCTGGAAACGCATTTACGATAAAATGATGGCAACGTCCGCTAATTCTTATTGCATACTGGAACACTTTGCAGATAACTCAGAAGAAACAGAACTGGCTAATTATGGCATGCTGCTGTGGGGCAACCTGAACCACAACTTCAGCGAAGCTGCCATGGGGCATTTGGCTCAGTCAAATTTCCAATGGGGCATTCATACTGCCAGGAACTGGACGCGGCCTCACCTGATCACTTACCAGGAAAGCCATGATGAAGAAAGGCTAATGTATAGAAACCTGAACTTTGGTAATACCAACAACCCTGCTCATAATGTACGCGACCTGAATGTAGCACTTAAAAGAAACGAGCTAACTACCAGTTTCTGGTCAATGATACCTGCGCCAAAAATGATGTGGCAGTTTGGTGAACTTGGTTACGATTTTTCTATCAACTATTGCCAGAACGGAACCGTGAATGATAATTGCCGTACAGATCCGAAGCCTATTCGCTGGGATTATCTAGGCAATCCAAATCGCAAAGCATTACACGATCATTATGCACGCATGCTGCGTTTGCGCAATATTCCCAACTTCCTTCCTACCTGGGTTACCAATAATGTTTCATACAACTTAGCCGGAGCCTTTAAGTGGTTGCAGGTGAATTCTGACTCGTTACGCGTTACCGTCATAGGCAATTTTGATGTAGTGCCGGCTACTGGTAATATCACTTTCCAGAGCCCTGGTATTTGGTACAACTATACAGGCGGTGGTACGCGCAACGCGACAGGTGGTACAGAAAGCATCACACTGCAGCCTGGAGAATATGCTGTATACCTGAACAGGGATGTAAATAATCTTGTTACCACACCAGTGCGAAATGTTGCTGCCACAGCGCTCAACATGCGTATGTCTATATATCCAAACCCGGTAAACAAGTTCGCGGTTATAGATTACGATCTGCCTGAAAGTGGAAATGTGACGGTGTCTGTATTGAATATGACAGGCCAGCAACTGGCTACACTATACACAGGTTTTAAAGCAAGAGGAACTCAAAAATTACCAATTAATTCTAATGGTTTCAATCCTTCGCGACTTGCCACAGGAATGTACTTGTTAAAGATTGAAGTGAATGGCAAAATGAAGGTTCAACAGTTCCAGGTTATAAATTAA
- a CDS encoding NUDIX hydrolase, whose protein sequence is MDKSPSPGVLDMPQEAPLIQDPKSLVDSYPVVPITVDCVIFGFDENELKVLLIRSDLEVFEGKWSLLGDVVHDTEELDEAAYRVLRQRTGMEDVFLEQVKTFGSPNRHPGGRVVTVAYCSLLNVLHHQLKILDNELHWHAVNQLCDMAFDHKDIIDECYSWLQKRIQEHPLAFNLLPEKFSLRQLQNLYEAILGVSLDRRNFRKKFFSMDFLIDIEEYEEDVPHRPGKLYKFNFEKYEQNKRKWFGIDF, encoded by the coding sequence ATGGATAAATCTCCATCACCAGGCGTACTAGATATGCCACAGGAAGCTCCACTTATTCAAGATCCAAAATCACTTGTTGATTCCTATCCTGTTGTTCCCATTACTGTAGACTGTGTCATTTTTGGCTTTGACGAGAATGAGCTGAAAGTGCTGCTGATACGCAGTGATCTTGAAGTTTTTGAAGGTAAATGGTCGCTACTGGGTGATGTAGTGCACGATACAGAAGAATTGGACGAGGCAGCGTACCGGGTTCTTCGCCAGCGTACGGGCATGGAAGACGTATTCCTGGAGCAGGTAAAAACCTTTGGCAGCCCCAACCGCCACCCGGGTGGAAGAGTAGTAACAGTTGCTTACTGTTCGCTGTTAAATGTGCTTCACCACCAGTTAAAGATCTTAGATAATGAATTGCACTGGCATGCGGTGAACCAGCTGTGCGATATGGCTTTTGATCATAAGGATATTATTGATGAATGCTACAGCTGGCTGCAGAAGCGTATCCAGGAGCATCCATTAGCTTTCAACCTGCTGCCCGAAAAGTTTTCGCTGCGCCAGTTGCAGAACCTTTATGAAGCAATTCTAGGCGTTTCACTCGACCGCCGCAATTTCCGGAAGAAGTTTTTCTCTATGGATTTCCTGATAGATATAGAAGAATATGAAGAAGATGTTCCGCACCGGCCGGGAAAACTGTACAAGTTCAATTTTGAGAAATATGAACAAAACAAGCGGAAGTGGTTCGGAATAGATTTCTAA
- the pulA gene encoding type I pullulanase, with protein sequence MIAIAQEQTTYPVYTGSDLGVTYQPKGTKFKVWAPNASEVVLRLYPSGLGGTATKTINLKPSTNGVWEVVAEGDLKNQYYTFQVKQEGKWLLERPDIYAKAVGANGLRGMVADMRSTNPKDWEKDKRPQQKSFTDIIIYETHVRDLSISPNSGIKNKGKFLGFTEAGTKSPTGESTGLDHLKELGITHVHLLPSFDFSTIDETKLELNEYNWGYDPANYNVPEGSYATDPYDGNVRIKEFKQLVKTLHDNSIRVILDVVYNHTSTTEKSNFNQFAPGYYYRLKEDGSYSDASGCGNETASERAMMRKFIVESVAYWAKEYHIDGFRFDLMGIHDIETMNQVSETLHKIDPTIFVYGEGWTAGGSPLPEDQRAIKINTPKLQNIAAFSDDIRDGLRGPFSNDREIGFVSGKAGTAESVKFGIVAATQHPQINYHHVNYSKAPWANEPSQCITYVSCHDDHTLFDRLKHGNEHASEEALIKMDKLAHTTVLTSQGVVFLHAGAELLRTKQGVANSYKSPDAINQIDWSWKNKYKKEFEYYKALVALRKNHPAFRMSTTKMIQEHLRFHDTHDPLLISYEISGNANGDKWKQILVLLNGNKHDKHVSLPAGEWTLAGDGNTINEKGIRKVEGTELTIPATTAYILFAR encoded by the coding sequence ATGATAGCAATAGCACAAGAACAAACAACGTATCCAGTTTATACCGGCTCCGATCTTGGGGTAACGTACCAACCCAAAGGCACCAAATTTAAAGTATGGGCACCCAATGCATCGGAAGTGGTGCTACGGCTGTACCCATCAGGCCTGGGTGGAACGGCAACAAAAACCATCAATTTAAAACCTAGCACCAATGGTGTATGGGAAGTAGTGGCGGAAGGAGATCTGAAGAACCAATACTATACTTTCCAGGTAAAACAGGAAGGGAAGTGGTTGCTGGAGAGACCTGATATTTATGCCAAAGCCGTAGGCGCCAATGGTCTGAGAGGAATGGTGGCAGACATGAGATCTACTAATCCAAAGGATTGGGAGAAAGACAAAAGACCGCAGCAGAAGAGCTTTACCGACATCATCATTTACGAAACGCATGTACGCGACCTCTCCATCAGCCCCAACTCAGGCATCAAGAACAAAGGCAAGTTCCTGGGTTTTACAGAAGCCGGAACCAAATCACCAACAGGTGAAAGCACTGGTCTTGATCATTTAAAAGAACTGGGAATTACCCACGTTCACCTGCTGCCTTCCTTCGACTTTAGCACCATAGATGAAACGAAGCTGGAGCTAAATGAATACAATTGGGGCTATGATCCTGCCAATTACAATGTTCCTGAAGGGAGTTATGCTACAGATCCATATGATGGAAATGTGCGGATCAAAGAATTCAAACAACTGGTAAAAACACTTCATGATAATAGTATCCGTGTGATACTGGATGTAGTATACAATCATACAAGCACTACTGAAAAATCCAACTTCAACCAGTTTGCGCCGGGTTATTACTACCGGTTAAAAGAAGATGGCTCCTATTCCGACGCCAGTGGCTGTGGAAATGAAACTGCATCGGAAAGAGCAATGATGCGCAAGTTCATTGTAGAATCAGTTGCATATTGGGCAAAGGAATATCATATTGATGGTTTCCGTTTCGACCTGATGGGTATCCATGATATTGAAACCATGAACCAGGTAAGCGAGACGCTGCATAAAATAGATCCTACCATTTTTGTGTATGGCGAAGGCTGGACAGCAGGTGGCAGTCCATTGCCTGAAGATCAAAGGGCAATAAAGATCAACACGCCAAAACTGCAAAATATTGCTGCCTTTAGCGACGACATCAGGGATGGCTTACGCGGCCCTTTTAGCAACGACCGCGAAATTGGCTTTGTTAGTGGAAAAGCGGGCACAGCCGAAAGTGTGAAGTTTGGCATTGTAGCAGCAACACAGCACCCGCAGATCAACTACCATCATGTGAATTATTCAAAAGCTCCATGGGCAAATGAACCGAGCCAGTGCATCACCTATGTTTCCTGCCACGACGACCATACATTGTTCGACAGGCTGAAACATGGCAACGAACATGCCTCGGAAGAAGCATTGATAAAAATGGACAAGCTGGCGCATACTACAGTGCTTACAAGCCAGGGGGTGGTTTTCCTGCATGCAGGCGCTGAACTATTACGCACCAAACAAGGTGTTGCCAATTCGTACAAATCGCCGGATGCCATCAACCAAATAGACTGGAGCTGGAAAAACAAGTACAAGAAAGAATTTGAATATTACAAAGCACTGGTAGCGCTGCGCAAAAATCATCCGGCTTTTAGAATGTCGACTACCAAAATGATCCAGGAGCATCTTAGGTTTCACGATACACACGACCCGCTGCTGATAAGCTACGAGATAAGTGGCAATGCCAACGGCGACAAATGGAAGCAAATACTTGTGCTGCTAAATGGAAATAAGCATGATAAACATGTCTCGCTTCCTGCCGGTGAGTGGACATTGGCTGGTGATGGAAATACCATCAACGAAAAAGGTATCAGGAAAGTAGAAGGTACAGAACTGACCATACCTGCTACCACTGCATATATATTGTTTGCACGGTAA